One genomic window of Candidatus Tanganyikabacteria bacterium includes the following:
- a CDS encoding class I SAM-dependent methyltransferase, which yields MGFYQELLLPWLCDKAMRNRDLLPLRRRVVGGATGRVLELGAGSGLNFGLYGPEVTEVVAVEPSARLVEMARARAGRPVTFVEAAAEMLPFNDLSFDTVVSTWTMCSIADIARALAEARRVLKPEGRMLFVEHGASPDAGVRRWQDLLTPAWKRIAGGCHLNRPIASLIEDAGFRLEALEKAYVPGPKAMTYMYEGVARSFGVR from the coding sequence ATGGGCTTCTACCAGGAACTCCTCCTCCCCTGGCTCTGCGACAAGGCGATGCGCAACCGCGACCTCCTGCCGCTACGCCGGCGCGTCGTGGGCGGCGCGACGGGGCGCGTCCTGGAGCTCGGGGCAGGTTCCGGCCTGAACTTCGGCCTCTACGGGCCGGAAGTCACGGAGGTCGTCGCAGTCGAGCCCTCCGCCAGACTCGTCGAGATGGCGCGGGCCCGCGCCGGGCGCCCCGTGACTTTCGTGGAGGCGGCCGCGGAGATGCTGCCCTTTAATGATCTGAGCTTCGACACCGTGGTCTCGACGTGGACCATGTGCTCCATCGCCGACATCGCCCGGGCGCTTGCCGAGGCGCGGCGCGTGCTCAAGCCGGAGGGCCGCATGCTCTTCGTCGAGCACGGCGCCTCGCCGGATGCCGGCGTCCGCCGGTGGCAGGACCTCCTCACTCCGGCCTGGAAGCGCATCGCCGGGGGCTGCCACCTCAACCGCCCGATCGCGTCGTTGATCGAGGATGCCGGTTTCCGGCTGGAAGCGCTCGAGAAGGCCTACGTGCCCGGCCCCAAGGCGATGACCTACATGTACGAAGGCGTTGCGCGCTCGTTTGGGGTTCGTTAA
- a CDS encoding glycosyltransferase family 39 protein has translation MPPRNVLLPAILPVAAIACSLFLLIWRLDWIGFTWDEFIDYNIVGSFAANAAEILRNDMDPSQGRLNHMVAAPFVVLFGHTLLVFKAIYVGVGLAAAIALFFLLSRIASRTTALLLVATFVSSPYFLTASRSGGTSGDVLTILCTVAFCAALGHWSARHEAGRPGWGPPAICAVACGLGLGAKLTNGLWIPAAVIFMVLRHGWKNVWREFGHFVPIAAAVAVLAHPLLFRGPVHLWNALRHSHGFDGAKQFLYLGEFVTNPQWYFPLFVLLAKTSPLFFAFFLWVAVRQTWSWARGGQAALWFAVGMLVFYVDYLFLAKRFQNAQYYVPAFVAMFVICAAPVDRLLHDARAGVRRLTYGAFALSLGLQAWINWDLWPDFAQAGRHYGSFMQGQMAGPAVNHCQGGPVTIDELNSLQRKHNLPAAYVLLHCGPIINTDNHAGPVKSLLSLPDYPIDNPPPRPHWVLVNRVYDYSEPTRADQEFRIVQRERLLAGCRMLSRRPDGPYKIYACE, from the coding sequence GTGCCGCCCCGCAACGTCCTCCTGCCCGCGATCCTGCCGGTCGCGGCGATCGCCTGCTCGCTCTTCCTGCTGATCTGGCGCCTGGACTGGATCGGCTTCACCTGGGACGAGTTCATCGACTACAACATCGTCGGCTCGTTCGCCGCCAACGCGGCCGAGATCCTCCGCAACGACATGGACCCGTCCCAGGGCCGGCTGAACCACATGGTCGCGGCGCCGTTCGTGGTCCTCTTCGGGCACACGTTGCTGGTCTTCAAGGCCATCTACGTCGGGGTCGGCCTGGCGGCCGCGATTGCCCTCTTCTTCCTGCTCTCGCGCATCGCCTCGCGGACGACGGCACTGCTCCTGGTCGCGACCTTCGTCTCGTCGCCCTACTTCCTGACGGCGTCGCGCAGTGGCGGGACGTCGGGCGACGTGCTCACCATCCTCTGCACCGTCGCGTTCTGCGCGGCCCTGGGCCACTGGAGCGCGCGGCACGAAGCCGGGCGCCCGGGCTGGGGTCCTCCCGCCATCTGCGCCGTCGCCTGCGGCCTGGGCCTGGGCGCCAAGCTGACCAACGGCCTCTGGATTCCGGCGGCGGTGATCTTCATGGTGCTGCGCCACGGCTGGAAAAACGTCTGGCGCGAGTTCGGGCATTTCGTGCCGATAGCCGCCGCCGTCGCGGTCCTGGCGCATCCCCTGCTGTTCAGGGGCCCGGTCCACCTCTGGAACGCCCTCAGGCACTCGCACGGTTTCGACGGTGCCAAGCAATTCCTGTACCTGGGCGAGTTCGTCACCAATCCGCAGTGGTACTTCCCGCTATTCGTCTTGCTCGCCAAGACGTCCCCGCTCTTCTTCGCGTTCTTCCTGTGGGTCGCCGTCCGCCAGACCTGGAGCTGGGCCCGCGGCGGGCAGGCGGCGCTGTGGTTCGCCGTCGGCATGCTGGTCTTCTACGTCGACTACCTGTTTCTCGCCAAGCGGTTCCAGAACGCGCAGTACTACGTGCCGGCCTTCGTGGCGATGTTCGTCATCTGCGCCGCGCCCGTCGATCGGCTCCTGCACGACGCGCGTGCCGGGGTGCGCCGCCTGACGTACGGCGCCTTCGCGCTGTCGCTGGGCCTGCAGGCCTGGATCAACTGGGATCTCTGGCCGGATTTCGCCCAGGCCGGGCGCCACTACGGGTCGTTCATGCAGGGCCAGATGGCCGGGCCGGCGGTCAACCATTGCCAGGGCGGGCCGGTGACCATCGACGAGCTGAACTCCCTGCAGCGGAAGCACAACCTGCCGGCCGCCTACGTCCTGCTGCATTGCGGCCCGATAATCAACACCGACAACCACGCGGGCCCGGTCAAGTCGCTGCTGTCCTTGCCGGACTACCCCATCGACAACCCGCCGCCGCGGCCGCACTGGGTCCTGGTCAACCGCGTCTACGACTACAGCGAGCCGACTCGCGCCGACCAGGAGTTCCGCATCGTCCAGCGCGAACGCTTGCTGGCCGGCTGCCGGATGCTGTCCCGCCGGCCGGACGGGCCTTACAAGATCTACGCCTGCGAGTAG
- a CDS encoding nucleotidyltransferase domain-containing protein produces MVTEATIQEAVALLQRAAPGSEVIVFGSYARGTQKEASDLDVLVIEPRVNGLGAEMARLWRVLRPLGIPVDLLVVSRKKFDRWRDVPGTVYFWAAREGRVFDAPA; encoded by the coding sequence ATGGTGACCGAAGCCACCATTCAGGAAGCGGTAGCCTTGCTGCAGCGCGCCGCTCCCGGATCCGAGGTGATCGTTTTCGGATCGTACGCCCGGGGCACGCAGAAGGAGGCGAGCGACCTCGACGTCCTCGTGATCGAGCCCAGGGTAAACGGACTCGGGGCTGAGATGGCTCGGCTCTGGCGGGTGCTCCGGCCCCTGGGAATCCCGGTCGACCTCCTCGTGGTCAGCAGGAAGAAGTTCGACCGCTGGAGGGATGTACCCGGGACCGTGTATTTCTGGGCGGCACGCGAGGGTCGGGTGTTCGATGCCCCCGCGTGA
- a CDS encoding alpha/beta hydrolase: MGKRWIIAILVAASGAAGCALPPCLPLPGTDAAHVVADIVRALEAAPGARPTDPAPRQIAYEAGGRRYQADLYLGALVPRAGLVLVPGAAPGGRLHPLLTAFAGSMARAGFAVLVPDVGTLARLEVSADDARLFADAATYLATRPDLAPGGRIGAATFSYSVGPAILAALQPEMRDRVRFILAVGGYHDIRDVLRFSTTGWYRDAGAWRHRKPNSYATLVFVLSVLDEIASADDRRLLREIADRRLKDPGADVADQAARLGSEGRSVFDLATNRERDRFPTLVAALPAAVRAELDRLDLAGRDLSELRARLILVHGENDDIVPFPHSQALARAAPQARAYILRGLDHVELRGRLLDGWTLYCAVSDLLGQRL, from the coding sequence GTGGGCAAGAGGTGGATCATCGCGATCCTCGTGGCGGCGAGCGGCGCCGCCGGCTGTGCCTTGCCGCCGTGCCTGCCCCTTCCGGGAACCGACGCCGCGCACGTCGTCGCCGACATCGTGCGCGCCCTGGAGGCCGCGCCCGGTGCCAGACCGACCGATCCGGCCCCGCGGCAGATCGCCTACGAAGCCGGCGGTCGGCGTTACCAGGCCGATCTCTACCTGGGCGCGCTCGTGCCGCGAGCGGGCCTGGTGCTCGTCCCCGGGGCGGCTCCCGGCGGCCGGCTCCACCCCTTGCTGACGGCCTTCGCCGGCAGCATGGCCCGGGCCGGGTTCGCGGTCCTGGTGCCGGACGTGGGCACGCTGGCCAGGCTGGAAGTCTCGGCCGACGATGCACGGCTCTTCGCCGACGCGGCCACGTACCTGGCGACCCGGCCCGATCTGGCTCCCGGCGGCCGCATCGGCGCGGCCACCTTCAGCTACTCGGTCGGCCCGGCGATCCTGGCGGCGCTGCAGCCCGAGATGCGAGACAGGGTGCGCTTCATCCTGGCGGTGGGCGGCTACCACGACATCCGGGACGTGCTGCGGTTCTCCACCACGGGCTGGTACCGGGACGCTGGCGCGTGGCGCCACCGCAAGCCAAATTCCTACGCGACGCTGGTCTTCGTGCTGAGCGTGCTCGACGAGATCGCCTCCGCCGACGATCGCCGGTTGCTGCGGGAGATCGCCGACCGGCGCCTGAAGGATCCTGGCGCCGACGTCGCGGACCAGGCGGCGCGCCTGGGTTCCGAGGGCCGATCGGTCTTCGACCTGGCCACCAACCGGGAGCGCGACCGCTTCCCGACCCTGGTGGCGGCCCTGCCTGCCGCCGTGCGGGCCGAACTGGACCGCCTCGACCTGGCCGGCCGGGATCTGTCGGAGCTCAGAGCCCGCCTCATCCTGGTGCACGGCGAGAATGACGACATCGTGCCCTTCCCCCACAGCCAGGCCCTGGCGCGCGCGGCGCCGCAAGCCCGGGCCTACATCCTCCGGGGCCTCGACCACGTGGAGTTGCGCGGCCGGCTGCTGGATGGGTGGACGCTCTACTGCGCGGTGTCGGACCTGCTCGGGCAGCGGTTGTGA
- a CDS encoding HEPN domain-containing protein yields the protein MPPRDFASVLYRKALQDLFTVEKLLPDPASADEVIGFHAQQAVEKFMKAVLAKEGIVYRPTHNLAELVDLVEVSGFQAPADHGDFPALMPYAATLRYDDLDLEDQELLDRSRTLALVHRTREWARSLLGFEPER from the coding sequence ATGCCCCCGCGTGACTTTGCATCGGTCCTGTACCGCAAGGCACTCCAGGATCTGTTCACCGTCGAGAAGCTTCTCCCTGATCCGGCGTCCGCCGACGAGGTGATCGGCTTCCACGCCCAGCAGGCGGTGGAAAAGTTCATGAAGGCGGTGTTGGCGAAAGAGGGGATCGTTTATCGGCCGACCCACAACCTCGCCGAACTGGTCGACCTGGTTGAGGTGAGCGGATTCCAGGCTCCGGCCGACCACGGCGACTTCCCGGCGTTGATGCCATACGCGGCGACTCTGCGTTACGACGACCTGGACCTCGAAGATCAGGAGCTCCTCGATCGGTCCCGGACGCTCGCCCTCGTTCACCGGACGCGGGAGTGGGCGCGCTCCCTGCTCGGTTTCGAGCCGGAGCGCTGA